A stretch of the Vitis riparia cultivar Riparia Gloire de Montpellier isolate 1030 chromosome 13, EGFV_Vit.rip_1.0, whole genome shotgun sequence genome encodes the following:
- the LOC117929152 gene encoding hydroxyproline O-arabinosyltransferase 3, whose product MIGRKAMARISPLFLVLLSLGFFFATYNLLTMTIHNRATGTLVVDESDHRLLSDPIIEMPENKRKPKNAKLPFHIALTATDAPYSKWQCRIMYYWYKKKKDLPGSEMGGFTRILHSGSPDNLMEEIPTFVVDPLPAGLDRGYIVLNRPWAFVQWLEKATIEEEYILMAEPDHIFIKPLPNLAHGNYPAAYPFFYIKPVQNEKIIRKFYPEEYGPVTNVDPIGNSPVIIKRELLEKIAPTWMNVSLRMKDDPETDKVFGWVLEMYAYAVASALHGVQHILQKDFMLQPPWDLETAKKFIIHYTYGCDYNLKGELTYGKIGEWRFDKRSYLRGPPPRNLSLPPPGVPESVVTLVKMVNEATANLPRWDTQ is encoded by the exons atgattgggAGGAAGGCTATGGCACGTATCTCACCACTGTTTCTGGTCCTTTTGTCTCTTGGGTTTTTCTTTGCGACATACAACTTGTTAACAATGACAATTCATAATAGAGCTACGGGGACGTTGGTTGTTGATGAATCAGACCATCGCTTATTATCTGATCCAATTATAGAGATGCCTGAGAATaagagaaaaccaaaaaatgCCAAGTTGCCCTTCCACATTGCCCTAACAGCAACTGATGCTCCTTACAGCAAATGGCAGTGTCGCATAATGTACTACTGGtacaagaagaaaaaggacTTGCCTGGATCAGAGATGGGAGGATTTACAAGGATTCTGCATTCAGGAAGTCCTGATAACCTGATGGAAGAGATTCCTACTTTTGTGGTTGATCCTCTTCCTGCAGGTTTGGATCGG GGATACATTGTCCTAAACAGACCATGGGCCTTTGTGCAATGGCTGGAAAAGGCTACAATTGAGGAAGA ATACATACTGATGGCAGAGCCTGATCACATATTTATAAAGCCCCTGCCTAATTTGGCACATGGAAACTATCCAGCTGCCTATCCCTTTTTCTACATTAAGCctgttcaaaatgaaaaaataataaggaagttcTATCCTGAGGAATATGGCCCTGTGACAAATGTTGATCCAATTGGCAACTCTCCTGTAATTATCAAGAGG GAGTTGTTGGAGAAGATTGCGCCTACATGGATGAATGTTTCTTTGAGAATGAAAGATGACCCAGAAACTGATAAAGTATTTGGATGGGTGCTAGAAAT GTATGCATATGCAGTAGCATCTGCTTTGCATGGTGTGCAGCATATTCTTCAGAAGGACTTTATGTTGCAG cCACCATGGGATTTAGAAACTGCAAAGAAGTTTATTATTCACTACACTTATGGATGTGACTACAACTTAAAG GGTGAGCTGACATATGGGAAAATTGGAGAGTGGCGATTTGACAAGAGATCATACCTACGTGGACCTCCTCCTAGAAACCTTTCCTTGCCGCCTCCAGGGGTTCCTGAAAGTGTG GTGACTCTTGTGAAGATGGTGAACGAAGCAACTGCGAACCTTCCCCGGTGGGACACACAATAG